CCCAGCTCGGTTGCCGTGGCTTTCCATGCCTGATAATGGTACTCCGCGGTATCGGTAATGACACCGTCCAAGTCAAAGATGACAGCCTTCAGCTTTCGTGTTTCGTTCATTATCTTATAACTCCTTTTTGAGATATCGAAGAGTACAAACCCGAAACAGGGACATTCTGGGTATCGCAAGAAAAATGACGGTTAGTCGCAGTCTGTTTTCATAGGAAATTTTGTCGGGAATTTTGTCGATCGATCGTCTTCCTCGTAAGCCGGGATTGATGCCCTGCGCATGGGGAGGGCAATCGCCTCATGGCCTATTGTTATATGCTCTGCAATGAATGTTTCACAGGTTTCCCGGCTTCAAGCATAACGGCCTCGTCGTACAGCTTGATCTCGATGGATTCGCCTTCGACGATCTCCAAGGTGACGCCTTCCTTCTCGATGGATACGCCGATGAGGCGGTCGCGGAAGTTCAGGCGGAACGCATACTTCTCCCAGTCCTTCGGAATGGCCGGGGAGAGGGATAGTCCGCTTTCCTTCAGGCGCATGCCGGCAAAGCCGTAGACGATGGACATCCAAGTGCCGCCCATGTTGGCCATGTGCAGGCCGTCCTTCGTGTTGCCGTGCGTATTGTCCAGGTCCAGGCGAGCCGTCTCGATGAAATACTCATACGCTTTGTTCATATTCCCAATCTTCGAAGCCATGATGCTGAAGATGCAGGAAGACAGCGACGAATCATGCGTCGTGATGCCTTCGTAGTAATCATACGAACGCTGGATCGTTTCCAAGCTTTGCTCGTCTTCCAGCAGGAAGTGGGCGAGTACCGTATCCGCTTGCTTGCACACCTGATAACGGTAAATGGTGAGCGGGTGATAGTTGAGCAGCAGCGGATATTTGTCCTCCGGCGTGTTATCGAAATCCCATACCGCTTTGCGGAGGAACGTATCGTCCTGCGGGTTAATGCCGAGTGCTTCATCATATGGGAGGAGCATGGCATCCGCCGCTTTCGCCCAAGCCGAAATTTCATCCGCGGTTACGCCGAGCCGCTCACACAGGGCTTTGAAGCCTTGGGCATCATAGGAATCCAGAATGGCGCAGCTCTTGGCGGCCCATTTCAGGTTATGCTTTGCCATGACGTTCGTGTAATAGTTGTTATTCACGCAGCATGTATATTCATCCGGCCCAGTCACCTCATCGATATGGAAAGCGCCGTTATAATAGTGACCAATGTCGGCCCAGAGGCGGGCGGTTTCGATCAGCACCTCGGCCCCGTAGGACAAGAGAAAATCCCGGTCCTGTTCGGCGAGGTAATATTGAATATAGCTGTATGCGATGTCTGCGCTGATATGGTATTGCGCCGTTCCCGATGGGAAGAAGGAGGAGCATTCCGTTCCCGAGATCGTGCGCCACGGGAACAGTGCGCCTTGCCGGTGTCCCATTTCCCGCGCTCTGCCTCTCGCCTGCTCCAGCGTGGAATAGCGATACAGCAGCAGCTGGCGCGCAATGTCCGGCTGCGTCATCAGGAATACCGGGAACATGTAAATCTCCGTGTCCCAGAAATAGTGGCCTTCATACCCTTCACCGCTCAGTCCTTTGGCGGAAATGTTGCTGTGCTTGTCCCGACCGGCGGATTGCAGCAGCTGGAATAGATTGAAGCGGATGCCTTCCTGGAGCTGGTCATCGTTCTGAATCACGACGTCGGCTGATTTCCAGTAGTCGTTCAGATACTCGGCCTGTTCGGCAAGCAAGTCCTCGAACGTAGTATCCTTCAACTCCTCCTGCAGGTGAATGCCGCGCTCGATCATGTCTTGCCCGTGACGAAGACTGTCGGTATACAGATTGTATTTCGTCAACTGGATCGGTCCGGTCAATGGAAGGACAGCCGTGAAGGTAACTTCTCCGGTTCCGGATTCGAGCCGAATGTCCGCATCGGCATCCAAGCGGTGACGGGTCACGCAAGCTGCACGCAGTTTGGACGCCATCGTCTCGTCAACGACATAGGCATCGCTGCCTTTGACGCCTGTATCGATGACGGTCATCCGTTCCGCATGCCCTGCGCCTACCCGGGGATCGTTGGCATTGGTATAGTTCTTCACTTTGCCGTTGACGGTGGAAACGATGCGAACCTGGCCGTTGAAATTAATCGGTTCGATCCGTACGTCGATGGCGAACAGCTCCCGGTGCGCGAAGGACACCAGACGTCGGAAGGTCAGCTTGATCTCTTTGCCTTCGGGCGATATCCACTGCACGATGCGTTCGGAATACCCCTTGTCCATATGCAAGCGGCGTTCATGGGCAGTGATCGTTCCATGATCGAGGCAAAAAGGTTCTTTTTCGTCGCCTAGATAGATCAGGACCGTCTGGGCATCAATATTGTTAACGAGTTTTTGCTGTGTATCAGGAAAGGCGAAGAGCTTCTCGCCGTAAGGAATTTCAATCACGTCGTGGAAAGCGTTCAGGTAGGTACCGCGGATGGTGGACATGCTCTCTCCGTAGCCTTCTTCGAAATTGCCGCGTACACCCAAGTAACCGTTTCCAAGTGCAAAAATACTTTCCATATTCAGCAGGGCTTGCTGCGACAAATCAGGATTTGATATATTCCAGGTCATGTTCTACACTTCCTTCCTAGCATGGTTTATGCTTGAATTTTAGAGCCAATCGGGGTTATGTTATACTAAAGTATCAAGGTTTTTATCAATATTTTTAGGTGGTGTAGAAATAATGAAAGGGCCTTCACGCTCGGGAAACCGTCCGTTTTATCTGTCCTCCCGTATGCATTATTTGCGCGAGAATTTTATCCATCCCCCGTTTGATTATGAGCACGAACTGCTGGAAGCGATCCGCTTCGGCGATGAGAATAGAGCCATGGATATGCTTCGTAAGATTAACGAGCTGGAAGCGGCTGTGCTTGCGACGTATCCGCTTCGGTCGAAGAAGAATGCCCTGATTGCGTCCTGTACCTTATTTACCCGGGCGATCATCAAAGGCGGCGTAGATCCTGAGATTGCCTTTCATTTAAGTGATACGATGATCCTTGAGATTGAGAAAATGACCGATGTGGAGCGGCTGGTTCATTTTGAATATGAGATGCTGGTGCAGTTTGTGTCGATGATTCGCTCCGAGAAGGAAGACGTGTCGTTCTCTCACATTGTGAATCTGGCGATCTATTACATCCGGGAGCATATTTTCGAGGAGTTGTCCCTGCAGAGGGTTGCGGAGTATTTGAAAGTCCATCCGAGTTATCTGTCCGATCGCTTTAAGCGGGAGACGGGCGAACCCTTGACAACCTTTATTAATCGGCGGAAGATCGAGGAATCCAAGCATTTGCTGGCCAATACGAATCAGTCGATATCGGAAATTGCGTTTACGTTCAAGTTTTGCAGCCAGAGTTATTATACGCAATTATTCAAGAATTTTACGGGGATGACGCCGAGACAATTCCGGATCAGCGGTACGGCGCGATAAAGGACGATCATAATGAACAACGAGAAGAGAGAGACACCCTCATGAAGAAACTAATGCAGAAAATGCTTCACTTAAGTCTGGAGAAAAAGCTGATTGCGGCGTTAGTTCTTGAGAATGCAACCGGATTTCAACTCGTTGGCCGATCGGTCATACGATGTATGGAGGAGCAACCTGTCTCTTAGCTTTTAAGATCAGGTTGTTTTTTGTTGAAATATCAGGAACGTATGTTCTATAATGATGAAGCGAGTTTGAACCTATAAGTGTTTTATACATACCAGATTGGGGAGAACCTATGAATTCCTATTGTACATATGCATTGCATCAAATCGAGGTGGCTGTCATCTCTGTTGTTGCGATTATCGACAGGCTGGATGAATCGGATTTGCTCGTTCAACCGACAGAAGACAAGCATTCCGTTGGAGAGCTGCTCAAGCATATTGCAGTGATCTGCCGGGCTGATTTTTACATATCGGGCGGGGCCACGCAAGAGGAGATGGATGCTTATTATGAGGGCGTGTCGTTAAATAACCTGAAGGATATACAGGCCGAATTGTTAAGCAGCTATTCACATTTGGAGCAGGCATTCAGAGACATGACGGAAGAAGAGCTCCATCAAGAGAAGACTTCCTACTGGGGCGTCACCTATTCAAGGTATGAATGGCTGCTTGAAATCGTCGCCCATCTGTATCACCATCGAGGACAACTGCATGCGATGCTGGTTCACTGTAACGGGAAGGATCCGAAGGTTCCGTTATTCGAATAGTTTTCGCCAGGAAGAGGAGATCAAGGCAGGGCCGCGCAACGATCGGGACGTAAAGCCGCTCAACATACAGCGGTTGTTGCCGGTTCGGAAACCCTTCGAAGCGAATTGTGCAGATATTAACCATAGATTTAAGTTTACATGGACTCGAATTTCCCTTCCGGATTCGGGTCCTTTATATCTTGCAGCATCATAAATTCGTCGTTCGCGCCATGATATTTGTTACATTGAATTGATATTCTTTTAAATTCGACAAAATAATACAAATTTCGCTATAGACTACGGCTAAATCATTCCTCTATGATAGATATTAAATAGCTTGGCAAGCTATTCTGAAAGCGCTATCCTGATCTTCGCTGAACCGAATGATCCTAAGTCTAGGGGGAATCCACCAAACCAGGGGACATAGCAGAATCCGTTAATTGAATGGTAAGCGCATACATGATGTGTCGAAGCCTTGATGAGTGCCGTTAACACAGATTTTACATATCGTTAATACTCTCATGATCCTAACGCCTTACCATAAGAGTGTTCGGTAAAAGGGGGACACGCACTTATGGCAGAACAAAGGACACGGCGTCTTCCCGTAATCGCTTCGATTACCAAGCTGGAACAGATCGATGCGGCTGTGAACAGCACGGTGGAACGGGTGAACCTGATGACAGGCGATATTTTGAAACTCAGGGATATCGTGAATCGACTTCACTCCTCAGGCAAAAAAGTGTTTGTTCATCTGGAGATGGTAAGCGGCATTGGCCGGGATAATTCGGCGGTGCAGTATTTGGCCGATTCGTACAAGATCGACGGGATCATTACGACGAAGACGAATACGGTATTGGCTTCGCGCCAAGCGGGCATTAGCTCAATACAGCGAGTGTTTGCCATTGATACGACAGCTTTAAGAACCGCAGTGAAAATGATCGGACAAGCCCGTCCGGATGAGGTGGAACTAATGCCGGGACTCATGCCCCGCGTAATCCGCGACCTGAAGAAGGAAATTCACTGTCCGCTTATTGTGGGAGGTTTTTTACGAAGCGAGGAAGAAATCGATGAGGCGCTGGCAAACGGTGCAGACCTCGTATCTACAGGAGATACGCGTTTTTGGACGTAAGGTTCCCTGTACGGTGATGGATTAACTATAATTACATATTTGCTAGGGGTGGAGACGATGAGATAACCCGAGTAGCAGCTACTTTAGCTTTTATAGGAGGTGGTGGCTCTTAGGTTGCGCTCTTTTTGACGTCTCTATTTTTGTGCGCTTTTTAAGGGGTAGACGGGTTGAGTGGATGGGAGATTTCCCTCATTCCTTTAGGATCCGCGTGCCGTTGAACCGGCCATTTTGTTGAAGTGGATGGACAGCAGTGATGAAGATGAATGATGAGTAGATTCGAAAGGGGACAATTGATCATCTATGAAAAAGAAATCATGGTTGTTAATGTTACTGACCATATTTATGGTTATTACCACAGCTTGCGGAGGCGGCGGTGGAAGTGAAAGCGCCGGAGGAGAGGTTTCGCTCGACGATGTGGAAGCCGCTTCGATGGATATGAAGAATGATACAACACCTGTCAAAATCCAGTACTGGCATGCCCACGCGGATGCTCAACTGGAAGGCTTGAACTACATGATCGCAGAATTCCAGAAGAAGTACCCGCATATTACGGTAGAGCCGGTGTTCCAGGGCGGCTATCCTGATCTTCACAAAAAATTATCGGCTGCAGTGGCTGCGAATGACGTGCCGGCTGTAACGAATGTTGAAGTTGCGTCCCTGCCTAACTTTGCGGACAGCGGTGTGTTCTCTGATTTGGGCCCATGGATTAAGCGCGATGAAGTGAAGATGGACGATTTCGCCAAAGGAATGCTGAATGCATATGCATTCAACGGCAAGCAATATGGGTTCCCTCTGATCGTTAGTACCAGTGTGTTTGTATACAACAAAACGATGCTGGACGAGCTGGGTGTAGAGCCGCCGCAAAAGTGGGATGAGATCGATGACTTTAATGCGAAGGTAACGAAAAAAGAAGGCGACAAAACGACGCGTTATGCCTTCTCCGTTCCTGGCTGGGATACGTGGTATTACGATCCGTGGAACATTAACGGCGGCGGACAAATCCTGACCGAGGACCTGAGTGCATCGGCCGTTGAGAATGAAGAGTCGCTTCGTTATCTTCAGAATTTCTACAAATGGCAAAATGAAGGCCACATGCATATGGGCTTCGGGAAGGGTGCTTCCGATAATATGCGCCAAATGTTCCTGGGCGGCGAGATCGCCATGGTTCAGCATTCATCGGCTTTGCTCAAGATGTACCGCGAGAATGCGGACTTTGAGGTTGGCGTATCCTTTATCCCTGGCGATAAAGTTCGGACCTCCAACATTGGCGGCGCGGGGATCGTCATGATGGACGGTGCCGAGGATCTGGAGAAAGAAGCGGCTTGGAAATTTATCGAGTTCATGACTTCGGCGGAGCAAAACATTAAGTGGGCTGAATCCGTTGGATACCTGCCGACAAGAAAATCCGCAATCGAGTCTGAGGAAGGCAATCAATATTTCGAAAGATGGCCGCAATACAGAGCGGTATACGAGCATTTTGATGAAGTAACGCCGCGTCTGCAGCACCCGGCTTACCCTGAATTCAGCGAAGTTTATAAGGAAGTCGTAGGGGAAATGGTGCTGAACAAAAAAGATCCGACACCACTTATGCAGGATGCAGCCAAAAAGATCAACGATATTCTGGCTGACTATGAGTGATGCCTATGGAGACCAATAAACAAGTGACAAAGGCGGCGTCCAATCGGGCGACCGCTTCGGTCTCTAAACGGATGTCTCATACGTTGATCGAGAAGTGGAAGGACTTTTCGTTCGCGGTTCCGGCGTTGTTATTCATGGGCGTGTTTTTGTATTATCCCCTGGGCTATTCCGTGTACATTAGTTTTACGAACTGGAACATGACCCGTCCCGTGAAGAAATTCGTGGGCGTCGATAACTATACGCGCTTGCTGTCGAACTCGGATTTCTATCACTCCTTGAAGGTCACGTTCTTGTATACCGTGATGGACGTTGTATTTACGCTTGTCATCGGACTGCTGCTGGCGTTGCTGCTCAACGTGTCGTCGTCACGGTTGTTCGGATTCATGCGCGGCGTCATTTTTATGCCCTATTACATCTCGATGGTTGTCGCGGCCATGGTATTTACATGGATTTACAATGGACAATACGGGCTATTGAATTCCATTGTTTCCTGGTTCGGCATGGAGCCGGTCGAATGGCTGACCAACCCTTCGACGGCACTGCCGGCGCTGGTTGCCGTTTCCGTATGGAAGGGCGTCGGCTTTGCGATGATCCTCTTTATTGCAGGTATGCGCGGGATTCCGGCCGAGTATTATGAGGCAGCTTCGATTGATGGAGCCAGCAAGTTCCGGCAGTTCCGCAACATTACGCTGCCGCTCTTGTCGCCTATGACCCTGTTTTTGGTCATCACCAGCTTTATCTCCTCTATGCAGGTGTTCCAGTCGATCGACGTCATGACGGGCGGCGGTCCGCTCAAGGCAACGAATGCGATTGTGTACTGGATCTATACGATGGCCTTTGATGAATTCAAAACAGGAAGAGCCTCGGCGCTTGTCATGATTCTGTTTGTAATCATATTGCTGTTAACATTGGTACAATGGGTGGTCAGCAGGAAGAAGGTGCACTATGAAGGATAATTATATGGCTGGATCCGCCAAGAACCGGAAGGCCATGATGACGCTCCGCGTGATCGGAGCCGTGATCGTGACCCTCGTCATGTTCTTTCCGGTGTACTGGCTGCTGATCAGCGCGCTCAAGACGCAGTCCGAGATGCGAATGGCCGTTCCTACATTCTGGCCGGAAAACTTTGCCTGGCAGAACTTTGCCGAAGCCTTCCGGGTTATCCCTTACGCCCGGTTCTTCGGCAATACCTTGCTCATGGCGGTCGGCACCATTATTCTGCAGCTGAACGTGGCGCTCATGGCCGCTTATGCATTCGCGAAGGGGAAGTTCTGGGGACGGGACGCGCTGTTTCTGTTGGTGCTTGCCGCGTTGATCGTTCCGGAGCAGGTGATTTTCGTTCCCGTGTACGTCATGATGTCCAAACTCGATTGGCTGAACACCTTCTGGGCGCTTATCGTACCTCACGGGGCGTCCGCCTATGCGATATTCCTGCTCAGGCAGGCGTTCAAATCGATTAACAACGACGTGCTGGAAGCGGCACGCGTGGATGGAGCCGGTCGGTTCTCCATTCTGTACAGGCTGTTGTTCCCGATGGCGATGCCGACGATCGTCACCATGGGCGTGCTGATCTTCATTTCGTCCTGGAATTCATATTTTTGGCCGCTGATCATGACCAACAACAACGACATGCGTGTGCTTACGGTAGGTATTGCGATGCTGCGGGATTCCATTGCCGGAAATGAAGCGATGTTCTTCAATGTCATTATGGCGTCCAGCGTCATGGCGATTATCCCGATCGTACTGGTCTTTACGGTCATGCAGAAACATATTGTGGCCGCGATGGCGAATTCAACGTTTAAATAACCACATAACCGAATGAAGCGGTATTCAAGACGGCATGGAAACGGTGGGCAAGGATACACCGCTATGCCGTCTCTCTGTATTCT
This Paenibacillus sp. JZ16 DNA region includes the following protein-coding sequences:
- a CDS encoding ABC transporter substrate-binding protein; its protein translation is MKKKSWLLMLLTIFMVITTACGGGGGSESAGGEVSLDDVEAASMDMKNDTTPVKIQYWHAHADAQLEGLNYMIAEFQKKYPHITVEPVFQGGYPDLHKKLSAAVAANDVPAVTNVEVASLPNFADSGVFSDLGPWIKRDEVKMDDFAKGMLNAYAFNGKQYGFPLIVSTSVFVYNKTMLDELGVEPPQKWDEIDDFNAKVTKKEGDKTTRYAFSVPGWDTWYYDPWNINGGGQILTEDLSASAVENEESLRYLQNFYKWQNEGHMHMGFGKGASDNMRQMFLGGEIAMVQHSSALLKMYRENADFEVGVSFIPGDKVRTSNIGGAGIVMMDGAEDLEKEAAWKFIEFMTSAEQNIKWAESVGYLPTRKSAIESEEGNQYFERWPQYRAVYEHFDEVTPRLQHPAYPEFSEVYKEVVGEMVLNKKDPTPLMQDAAKKINDILADYE
- a CDS encoding carbohydrate ABC transporter permease: MPMETNKQVTKAASNRATASVSKRMSHTLIEKWKDFSFAVPALLFMGVFLYYPLGYSVYISFTNWNMTRPVKKFVGVDNYTRLLSNSDFYHSLKVTFLYTVMDVVFTLVIGLLLALLLNVSSSRLFGFMRGVIFMPYYISMVVAAMVFTWIYNGQYGLLNSIVSWFGMEPVEWLTNPSTALPALVAVSVWKGVGFAMILFIAGMRGIPAEYYEAASIDGASKFRQFRNITLPLLSPMTLFLVITSFISSMQVFQSIDVMTGGGPLKATNAIVYWIYTMAFDEFKTGRASALVMILFVIILLLTLVQWVVSRKKVHYEG
- a CDS encoding carbohydrate ABC transporter permease; this translates as MKDNYMAGSAKNRKAMMTLRVIGAVIVTLVMFFPVYWLLISALKTQSEMRMAVPTFWPENFAWQNFAEAFRVIPYARFFGNTLLMAVGTIILQLNVALMAAYAFAKGKFWGRDALFLLVLAALIVPEQVIFVPVYVMMSKLDWLNTFWALIVPHGASAYAIFLLRQAFKSINNDVLEAARVDGAGRFSILYRLLFPMAMPTIVTMGVLIFISSWNSYFWPLIMTNNNDMRVLTVGIAMLRDSIAGNEAMFFNVIMASSVMAIIPIVLVFTVMQKHIVAAMANSTFK
- a CDS encoding helix-turn-helix domain-containing protein — its product is MKGPSRSGNRPFYLSSRMHYLRENFIHPPFDYEHELLEAIRFGDENRAMDMLRKINELEAAVLATYPLRSKKNALIASCTLFTRAIIKGGVDPEIAFHLSDTMILEIEKMTDVERLVHFEYEMLVQFVSMIRSEKEDVSFSHIVNLAIYYIREHIFEELSLQRVAEYLKVHPSYLSDRFKRETGEPLTTFINRRKIEESKHLLANTNQSISEIAFTFKFCSQSYYTQLFKNFTGMTPRQFRISGTAR
- a CDS encoding glycoside hydrolase family 65 protein; its protein translation is MTWNISNPDLSQQALLNMESIFALGNGYLGVRGNFEEGYGESMSTIRGTYLNAFHDVIEIPYGEKLFAFPDTQQKLVNNIDAQTVLIYLGDEKEPFCLDHGTITAHERRLHMDKGYSERIVQWISPEGKEIKLTFRRLVSFAHRELFAIDVRIEPINFNGQVRIVSTVNGKVKNYTNANDPRVGAGHAERMTVIDTGVKGSDAYVVDETMASKLRAACVTRHRLDADADIRLESGTGEVTFTAVLPLTGPIQLTKYNLYTDSLRHGQDMIERGIHLQEELKDTTFEDLLAEQAEYLNDYWKSADVVIQNDDQLQEGIRFNLFQLLQSAGRDKHSNISAKGLSGEGYEGHYFWDTEIYMFPVFLMTQPDIARQLLLYRYSTLEQARGRAREMGHRQGALFPWRTISGTECSSFFPSGTAQYHISADIAYSYIQYYLAEQDRDFLLSYGAEVLIETARLWADIGHYYNGAFHIDEVTGPDEYTCCVNNNYYTNVMAKHNLKWAAKSCAILDSYDAQGFKALCERLGVTADEISAWAKAADAMLLPYDEALGINPQDDTFLRKAVWDFDNTPEDKYPLLLNYHPLTIYRYQVCKQADTVLAHFLLEDEQSLETIQRSYDYYEGITTHDSSLSSCIFSIMASKIGNMNKAYEYFIETARLDLDNTHGNTKDGLHMANMGGTWMSIVYGFAGMRLKESGLSLSPAIPKDWEKYAFRLNFRDRLIGVSIEKEGVTLEIVEGESIEIKLYDEAVMLEAGKPVKHSLQSI
- a CDS encoding DinB family protein, with the translated sequence MNSYCTYALHQIEVAVISVVAIIDRLDESDLLVQPTEDKHSVGELLKHIAVICRADFYISGGATQEEMDAYYEGVSLNNLKDIQAELLSSYSHLEQAFRDMTEEELHQEKTSYWGVTYSRYEWLLEIVAHLYHHRGQLHAMLVHCNGKDPKVPLFE
- a CDS encoding glycerol-3-phosphate responsive antiterminator codes for the protein MAEQRTRRLPVIASITKLEQIDAAVNSTVERVNLMTGDILKLRDIVNRLHSSGKKVFVHLEMVSGIGRDNSAVQYLADSYKIDGIITTKTNTVLASRQAGISSIQRVFAIDTTALRTAVKMIGQARPDEVELMPGLMPRVIRDLKKEIHCPLIVGGFLRSEEEIDEALANGADLVSTGDTRFWT